A part of Capsicum annuum cultivar UCD-10X-F1 chromosome 6, UCD10Xv1.1, whole genome shotgun sequence genomic DNA contains:
- the LOC107873577 gene encoding F-box/LRR-repeat protein 12 codes for MDNPSDDFSGYIIQLPDDCLLCIFQLLDCGSDRESFGLTCRRWLQIQNLNRRSLQFQSSFTMLNISSLSQNNTQISAFQLSRLLNRFQNLESLSLSGCTELPDSGLALLPRYGSKLQSLHLDCCFSITDDGLSFVTSGCSSLVILSLYRCNVTDYGLEALSKSCLALEDLNLSYCCQISDYGVRAISQNCHRLRAIRISYCRNLTGIGFQGCSQTLTYLEADSCRLEPNGIQSILSGGGLEYLSVPNLTLRTRVDGLIAISVGFAAKLRVLNFRCSRTIGDDCITAMAKGCPSLQEWNLAICHEVKTEGWESIGLHCHNLKIIHVNRCRNLLDSGMQALRDGCRRLSVLYITGCPQISVVTLEVFKIARGNVKIKEEEIVCICPDGAFRF; via the coding sequence ATGGATAATCCATCAGATGACTTCTCTGGATATATCATTCAGCTTCCCGACGATTGTCTACTCTGTATTTTTCAACTCCTTGACTGTGGATCTGACCGTGAATCATTTGGCTTAACATGTCGTCGTTGGCTTCAGATTCAAAACCTAAATAGAAGATCTTTACAGTTCCAATCCTCTTTTACTATGCTTAATATTTCCTCGTTGTCTCAAAATAATACCCAAATCAGTGCATTCCAGTTATCTAGGCTTCTGAACCGTTTCCAGAACCTAGAATCATTGTCCCTTTCCGGATGCACCGAGCTTCCTGATTCGGGTTTGGCGTTGTTACCACGTTATGGCTCAAAATTGCAAAGTCTTCATCTAGATTGTTGTTTTAGTATAACTGATGATGGTCTTTCCTTCGTTACATCTGGTTGTTCTTCGTTGGTAATACTAAGTCTTTACCGATGTAACGTTACTGATTATGGGTTAGAGGCTTTATCTAAATCTTGCCTAGCTTTAGAAGATCTGAATCTTTCATATTGCTGTCAAATCTCTGATTATGGCGTAAGAGCTATTTCACAAAACTGCCATCGTCTTAGAGCAATCAGGATATCCTACTGTAGAAATCTCACTGGTATTGGCTTTCAAGGATGTTCTCAAACTCTGACTTATTTGGAAGCCGATTCTTGTAGGCTTGAACCTAATGGAATACAGAGTATCCTAAGTGGAGGGGGTCTTGAATACTTGAGTGTGCCCAACTTGACCTTGCGCACTCGTGTTGATGGTCTGATAGCTATTAGCGTCGGATTTGCTGCAAAGTTGAGAGTGTTGAATTTCCGTTGCAGCAGAACTATTGGCGATGATTGTATTACGGCTATGGCAAAGGGTTGTCCGTCTCTTCAAGAATGGAACTTAGCAATATGTCATGAGGTCAAGACAGAAGGTTGGGAATCTATTGGATTACATTGtcataacttgaaaataatacaTGTGAATCGGTGTAGAAATCTTTTGGACAGTGGAATGCAGGCGTTGAGAGACGGCTGCAGACGTCTCTCGGTTCTTTACATTACCGGATGTCCTCAGATCAGTGTTGTTACATTGGAGGTTTTTAAAATCGCAAGAGGAAATGTAaagattaaagaagaagaaatagtgtGTATTTGCCCTGATGGTGCCTTCAGGTTTTAA